In Micromonospora sp. WMMD980, the following are encoded in one genomic region:
- a CDS encoding phosphopantetheine-binding protein, which translates to MNAEFTELLRPFLKFAGAGEITEESRLRDLGLDSMREIELLFAIEETFGVSVPDDKLVDSTFATAGGLWGVVEDLRTPVGGGSR; encoded by the coding sequence ATGAACGCCGAATTCACCGAGCTGCTCCGGCCGTTCCTCAAGTTCGCCGGCGCCGGCGAGATCACCGAGGAGTCGCGCCTGCGCGACCTCGGCCTGGACTCGATGCGCGAGATCGAGCTGCTCTTCGCCATCGAGGAGACGTTCGGGGTCTCCGTGCCCGACGACAAGCTGGTCGACTCCACGTTCGCCACCGCCGGCGGGCTGTGGGGCGTGGTCGAGGACCTGCGCACCCCGGTCGGCGGTGGTTCCCGATGA